In Maridesulfovibrio sp., the following proteins share a genomic window:
- a CDS encoding response regulator, producing MSRSKNILFIDADKSQLENIEKHLSSLSKRWTIHFATSAEEAMDYLRTCPFDVIASDFCVEGFQGNELLDEIKKRQPGSIRFIISETINSNNCLQYIGYAHQFVTKPYEPSELISLIKKSLRLKNIFLNERAAKGVASIEDLPSMPDLYITLEQELRKEDVVISHIGKLIGQDVGMTAGLLKLVNSPFFGLYSKVTKPEQAAALLGLDNLKGLVLGIHLFNSTKEVNIDFSVKGLGQHCQYVALMGRAIVKAEGGSNELAEHTFLAGFLHDIGKLVLATSYTDEYATILSIVRDAKVPIQDAEKDILGFTHAEVGAYLLAIWGFDEDIIEAIYCHHEPKRLGSTDLSPAVAIHVANSFDHELRVTDESHVPHLLSAGWLEQNNFSHKLPEWLQICAELMEDATDKK from the coding sequence ATGAGCCGATCTAAAAACATTCTGTTTATTGACGCGGACAAATCACAACTCGAAAATATTGAAAAACACCTGTCCTCCTTGAGCAAAAGGTGGACCATCCATTTCGCGACCTCAGCAGAGGAAGCTATGGACTATCTGCGTACCTGCCCTTTCGACGTAATAGCTTCTGATTTTTGCGTCGAGGGTTTTCAGGGTAATGAACTTCTCGATGAAATCAAAAAAAGACAACCCGGCAGCATAAGATTCATTATCTCCGAAACCATTAATTCAAATAATTGCCTGCAATATATCGGCTACGCACATCAATTTGTGACCAAACCGTATGAACCTTCTGAACTAATATCGTTGATAAAAAAAAGCCTGCGGCTCAAAAATATTTTCCTTAATGAGCGCGCAGCCAAGGGAGTTGCTTCAATTGAGGACCTGCCATCCATGCCGGACCTTTATATCACCTTAGAACAGGAACTACGCAAGGAAGATGTAGTAATCAGCCATATCGGTAAACTTATAGGCCAGGATGTAGGCATGACCGCAGGACTTCTGAAGCTGGTCAATTCCCCATTCTTCGGACTGTATTCCAAAGTGACCAAACCGGAGCAGGCTGCTGCCCTTCTTGGACTGGACAACCTTAAAGGACTTGTTTTGGGAATCCACCTTTTCAACTCCACCAAGGAAGTAAACATCGACTTTTCTGTCAAGGGCTTAGGCCAGCACTGCCAGTATGTAGCACTTATGGGGCGGGCGATAGTCAAGGCAGAAGGTGGCAGCAATGAGCTGGCAGAACATACCTTCCTGGCTGGATTTCTGCACGATATCGGCAAGCTGGTGCTGGCTACGTCATACACAGACGAATACGCAACCATCCTGAGCATTGTACGCGATGCGAAAGTTCCTATTCAGGATGCGGAAAAAGACATTCTCGGTTTCACCCATGCCGAAGTGGGCGCATACCTCCTTGCTATATGGGGATTCGACGAGGATATTATCGAAGCGATTTACTGCCACCACGAACCCAAACGACTGGGGAGCACGGATTTAAGCCCTGCGGTAGCTATCCATGTTGCCAACTCTTTTGACCATGAACTACGAGTAACCGATGAAAGCCATGTCCCGCATTTACTTTCGGCCGGATGGCTTGAGCAGAATAATTTCAGCCACAAGCTCCCAGAATGGCTACAAATTTGTGCAGAATTAATGGAAGACGCAACCGACAAAAAGTAA